Proteins from a genomic interval of Arachis hypogaea cultivar Tifrunner chromosome 10, arahy.Tifrunner.gnm2.J5K5, whole genome shotgun sequence:
- the LOC112714364 gene encoding large ribosomal subunit protein eL38z/eL38y, with amino-acid sequence MPKQIHEIKDFLLTARRKDARSVKIKRSRDVVKFKVRCSKYLYTLCVFDPEKADKLKQSLPPGLSVQDL; translated from the exons ATG CCGAAGCAAATACATGAGATAAAGGATTTCCTTCTAACAGCAAGAAGGAAGGACGCAAGGTCAGTGAAGATAAAGAGGAGCAGAGATGTTGTTAAGTTCAAGGTCAGGTGCTCCAAGTACCTCTACACTCTCTGTGTCTTTGATCCTGAAAAAGCTGATAAATTGAAGCAATCTCTCCCTCCTG GTTTGAGTGTGCAAGACCTGTAA
- the LOC112714362 gene encoding uncharacterized protein has product MEYERIGKVQSGMISPSKLRMKLTGPHHLKKKDGSNCNSTRTSPSKHDDAEFVKNSLLASETNNLLDEVTSSSLEVLPLKLSSDAMVHQNSQTCYGNLDLIKMQHSQNADNGKSGTIIPLAKTTDDENIECDSSASSSSFEFHKERPVNNPATRFLLRPIPSKWNDAEKWIMNRQNIQAGYTKKNALQNQVNRFTTSMIKVAPDSDYFDNKLPKAKVAETERVHVPVMESFPETKGLKEADDKTAVPGIRSVAMRDMGTEMTPTTSQGPSRTSTPIGSITPVLSPAPSMPSTPRRGANPPSPVESTEKKLSEEEMKLKTRKEIEALGVQLGKMNIAAWASHDEKVKKKTSSWDLNKEDRSRIEFQKRAASWEQAEKSRYTARYKREDIKIQAWESQQKAKLEAEMRRIEAKVEQMKAQARAKAVKKIAMLRQRTEEKLAAAEARKNREAARIAAKGEYIRQSGRIPSSNYICCGLL; this is encoded by the exons ATGGAGTATGAGAGGATTGGCAAAGTTCAG AGTGGAATGATTTCTCCTAGTAAACTAAGGATGAAGCTTACAGGGCCTCATCATCTTAAGAAGAAAGATGGATCCAACTGTAACTCAACCAGAACTTCCCCTTCAAAGCATGATGATGCTGAGTTTGTGAAGAACAGCTTACTTGCCTCAGAGACTAACAACCTTCTTGATGAAG TTACATCTTCAAGCTTAGAGGTTCTACCGTTAAAGCTGTCAAGTGATGCAATGGTGCACCAGAATAGCCAGACTTGTTATGGTAACCTGGACCTCATAAAAATGCAGCATTCTCAAAATGCTGATAATGGTAAGTCAGGTACAATAATTCCCCTAGCGAAAACAACAGACGATGAAAACATTGAGTGCGATAGTAGTGCTAGTTCATCAAGTTTCGAGTTCCATAAAGAGAGACCAGTGAACAATCCTGCAACAAGGTTCCTATTAAGGCCTATTCCATCCAAGTGGAATGATGCAGAGAAATGGATAATGAATAGGCAAAATATTCAAGCTGGTTACACAAAAAAGAATGCTTTACAGAACCAAGTGAATCGCTTCACAACTAGTATGATCAAGGTTGCACCAGATTCTGATTATTTTGATAATAAGCTACCAAAAGCCAAAGTGGCAGAAACAGAACGAGTTCATGTTCCAGTAATGGAATCTTTTCCAGAAACCAAAGGTTTAAAGGAAGCAGATGATAAGACAG CCGTTCCTGGGATAAGATCTGTTGCAATGAGAGACATGGGAACTGAAATGACCCCCACGACAAGTCAGGGACCTTCGCGAACTTCTACTCCAATTGGTTCAATAACTCCGGTACTTAGTCCAGCACCATCAATGCCTTCAACTCCTAGGAGGGGCGCGAATCCTCCGTCTCCAGTTGAAAGCACTGAAAAAAAGCTGTCTGAAGAAGAAATGAAGCTTAAGACAAGGAAAGAGATTGAAGCCCTTGGTGTGCAGCTTGGTAAGATGAACATTGCTGCATGGGCAAGCCATGATGAAAAGGTTAAGAAGAAAACATCTTCTTGGGACTTGAATAAAGAAGATCGCAGCAGAATCGAATTCCAAAAACGCGCAGCTTCATGGGAGCAAGCTGAGAAATCTAGATATACTGCAAG ATACAAGCGCGAGGACATAAAAATTCAAGCATGGGAAAGTCAACAAAAGGCAAAATTAGAAGCAGAAATGAGAAGAATCGAG GCCAAAGTTGAGCAAATGAAAGCTCAAGCTCGGGCAAAGGCGGTGAAAAAGATTGCTATGCTGAGACAAAGAACAGAGGAAAAACTCGCAGCAGCTGAAGCTAGAAAGAATCGAGAAGCAGCAAGAATCGCAGCAAAAGGAGAATACATACGCCAATCTGGAAGAATACCCTCCTCCAATTACATTTGCTGTGGTTTGTTGTGA